In Saccopteryx leptura isolate mSacLep1 chromosome 9, mSacLep1_pri_phased_curated, whole genome shotgun sequence, the genomic window CCACAGACAGAGCACAGCAGAGGCAGAAACGGGAGACAGCTGGGGCGCATCTCAGCGGGGAAGAGACAATGGAGTggcagatggggagagaggactCGAGGAGTGAGGAAGACAAAAGACACCACTGGAGAGAGAAACGGGCTCCCCAAAGTTCCCTCTGCTGGCCCTGGGCATGGCCGGCTTTCCCCTGCTCCCCAGagatcccctcccccatcagggtaAAGGGGCCAGAACAGGGATCTGTAAGTGGGAAAGGAAAACTCACCTCTGTGGGGGCCGTGCAGGACTTCAGGAGTCCCTAAACAACCCCCCACCCAtgcaaaagaaaaaggtaaatagTAAATGACTAACAACACCTCCACCCCTCCAGCCCCCGCCCTTTAACAACAAAGCCCCAAGCAACAAGACAATGAAGTCAGACTGTAGGTGGATTTCCCACCTGGCTTCAAGAGAGGAGTACAGTCTGAGGGCCTCATCAAATAACTGGGGACAAGGTTTAGTCAAGAAACTCtagatccagcctgaccaggcggtggtgcagtggatagagcatcggactgggatgcagaaggacccaggttcgagaccccgaggtcgccagcttgagcgcgggctcatctggcttgagcaaaaagctcaccagcttggactcaaggtctctggctcgagcaaggggttactcggtctgctgaaggcccgcggtcaaggcacatatgagagggcagtcaatgaacaactaaggtgtcgcaacaaaaagctaatgattgatgcttctcatctctctccgttcctgtctgtctgtccttatctatccctctctctgactctctctctgtctctgaaaaaaaaaaaagaaactctacaTCCAGAGAGAGCAAGAAGGTCACACTTTCTTGCCTCAGAGAACAGGCCAGAGCTCAACTGTCTGGCTGTGACCCCCAGCGCAGTGTGACCCTGGGCCAGTGGTTACATCTCTTTGGGGCTCATGTTCCTCATATGGAGAATGAAGAATAGTgccctagcgtgcggaggacccgggttcgattcccggccagggcacacaggagaagcgcccatttgcttctccacccctccgccgcgctttccctctctgtctctctcttcccctcccgcagccaaggctccattggagcaaagatggcccggggcgctggggatggctctgtggcctctgcctcaggcgctagagtggctctggtcgcaacatggcgatgcccaggatgggcagagcatcgccccctggtgggcgtgccgggtggatcccggtcgggcgcatgcgggagtctgtctgactgtctctccctgtttccagcttcagaaaaaatgaaaaaaaaaaaaaagaatagtgccTACTTCATAGGggtttgtgaggattaaataaattaataagtgtaaagcaattaaaatagtgtccggcacatagtaagtgtttaATAAACGTAGTAACCATTGTTGTGATTGTTAGGGGGGGGCAAGGTGGACTGGGGGCAGCGTTCCCCTTGACCTACCTGGATTTTCCGGCTTCTGTCCTCTTCACTCTCTAATTCCAACAACTCGTCAATGTTGACTTCATCAGGCATGTGTGCCTCCTAAGGCGGGGAGGGAGGGCTAGTCAGTGGCCCTTTCCCCTCCCACGGCCCAGGGCCCAGCTGGCGGGTTCTGGAGCAATAATGTGGCAGTCAGGGACAGCTCCACCAAGGCAGGACATCTGGGTGTTGGGGGGAGGAGTGACAGATGGGTTGACAGAGGCCTGTACTGGCTTTAATGCCTGGGTCCCCAGGCCCCAGGGGACCTCAGGGTTGGCATGGGTCTCTCTGCTTGGCCCCAGTTCCAGCAGAGGGAAACAGGCCTGGTCAGGTTTTGGAATGTCAGAGTCTGGGATTCAGAAGTGGGGCTGGCTCTGCCCTTTCAAGGAAAAGTCTAAGAGCTAGGTGCAGCGAAGGGGAGCCGTGGGCCAGCGCCTGCTGGGGTGGCTCCTTGCCCAAGGGTACAGGAAGCCGCACAGGGGGCCAGACTACAGCCCCCTGCAGCCAAGGAGATGACCGCCAAGGCCCCCGCAGGCAAATGGGATGAGCCATGAGCTCAATTTTGAGTGACTAAGAGGGGACTCCTGGTATGGCCTTTTGGGACAGAGGACCAAACTCATGCTGGCTCAGTATCCCTGAGAGGGACAGAACCCAGCTGTCTGCGAAGAGATCCCTGAGACAACAGATTGTTTTCCTCCTCCACCCAAAGTTCTGCTGGCTACTGCAGCAGTGGTCAGCAAAGGCACGGAGTGTATAAGTGTGTTTACATGCCTGTAGGAGGGTCTCTTCTAAGTGGCTAGAGCCAATGTGAGGGTGCAGAGGTACGTGGCATCATGTGTGTGCCCTGCTCAGGGGACTGTGGTCCTATGGGTGTGAGGTGTGTGCCTCTGGCTTAACTCTGTTTGTCTCCTCATCATGTGTTACAGGCAGTCATAGTGCCCACTGCCTGAGGATGACCTCATAAGATGCCACCCACCACTAGCAACTGGACTTGTCTGTCCATCTGTATGAGCCCATGTGTGTCTGAGAACAGAGGGACCTCAAGTCCCTGTAAGGGGCTTTGGCTTCTACCACCTTCACAGTGTGCTGAGGATTTCTGCCTCCTGTGTGTCTATATACTGCTATGACCATTGGGTGCCTGGGACTGTGTTCCCCAGCTTGTGTGTGTTCTACAAAGTATAACTTCAATCAGAGATGCCAGTGAAATGTCTGTGAAGCTATAGGTTATGCCCAGGGGCACCTGTAGTTTCTGCTATTGTATGTCCATATGCACCTACCTACAGCTTACACTGTTTTCTGTCTGGGTGTAACTataatttctgtcattttatgTCTGAGTGGCTGCAGCATATATCATGTGGTTACTGTTTTTGCCTTTAGGGAATAATGGTATTTAGTTGTAGCTTGTACTGTGAGTCCCTATAGCTTGTGCTGGTGTTTATCTATGAAGAGCTGTAACCGGAGTTCTTTTGTGTGAGTGTCATTGTATTGTGTGTCAGCATATGGCTGAGGCTTGTGTTACTGTGAACGTGGATGCCTGTGGCTATAGCATATGTTGATCTGTAGTAACCACAGCTTACGTCCTTGAGAGTATGTGTATGGCTGTTGCTTCTCTCAGTGCCTGAGTGGCTATAGCTTGTCACTGTGCACATCTGTGACTACTGTTGCTTCCTTTGCTATGCATCTCTATGTGGTTGTATCTCCCCTGCTATGTTTGGCTAGAAgacatcccctccccccaccctttctccagatatggctgctctggctccccaacTTTGCCTTCTCACCCCCAGATAGTAAGCCCCTGGCTCTCCATAGATATTTGGGCACAGCTCTGGTGACTCAAGAGTGTGTCTCTCTTAGTGTCCACAAGCAGAGAGCCATCCAGGGTGGATAGCGGAGCCAATGAGTCCAATGAGTGTCTGACCCCTGGGCGTGTGTGTGCAATAGCGAGCACAAGCAACCAAAGATCCCAAGAACAGAACGTAGGATGCCTGGGAACtcgcctgttccccacacccctccccgccTCACCCTGCCGCGGTATAGCTCCTCCAGGCGCTCGTCGATCCACTTCTCCACGTCCAGCCGCCGCTGCAGCTCCCGTCGGTCATACTTGACTGTGACACGCGCGTGTCTTTTCTGCAGCCCCCCGGGGCTGCCCCCCGGCCCGCGGGCCCGCGATGGAGACTGCAGCTTGCTCAGCACCCGCTTGCCCAGCCGCTGAGCTGCCATCGCGCCCTAGCCCCGGCCCCCGCGAAGTGCTGTGCGCCTTTGCCTCCCGCCCAGGGGGCCTCTtacggggtggggcggggccggACGGAGGCGGGGGCTCCGGGTCGCGGAGGGGCAGGCCCCGCCCCAGCCGCCCcggacctcagtttccctgcttGTGGGGCTGAGGACTGGCCGCTGCAGCGGTGTAAAGCCCGCAGCCGAGCAAGGCTCAGGTATGGGCGAGGTTCGAAAGCCCCAGGCTAGCCTGGGCGTCAGGGGTTCCGGGGGACTGGATGCCGGGGGCTGGGTCCCGGGACAGGCTCAGAGGAACCGGCCTATCTGCGCCCTCTGTCGGTTGCAAGGGACGGTGCATAAGCCCCCCAGCCACCTTTCTTTGCCAGGGAACGTCAAGCCATAGTACTCACAgttcatcatttctttgttgttcatCGTGCATTCATTCGCGCATTTCTTCGCTCAGtctacaaatatttatgtattgaGTGCCTGCTCTATAgaaggcactgttctaggcactgcaGATAGAGCAGTGAACAAAAGAGACAAGCTCAGTACGCATGGAGTTGACATTCTTATGGAGACAGGCAGTAGACATAATAAGTACAGTATGTTATACAGTTTATTAGAATATGATAAGTTCTATGGAGAAATAAGAAACGGAAAAGgagtgtcaacataagaaacatccaaTCTGTCTagctgactcagtggatagagcgtcgcaggacatgtgcatgtcctgggttggatctccagtcagggcacacatgagaagggaccatctgcttctcttcccttccctctcctttctcttattttattttatttttttatttattcattttagagaggcggtggggagagagagggagggggagagagagagagagaggcaggaggaggagtaggaagcatcgaTTATCgattcccaaatgtgccttgaccagggaagcccagggtttccaaccagtgacctcagcattccaagtcaacacttcatccactctgccaccacaggtcaggccttttttttcttctttttttcccctctcctcctttttctcttcccctcttagagccagtggcttgattggctcgaacgtccacctcaggtgctgagaattgTTGactgagcattgaccccagaccatggttgccaggtggatttggGTTGGGGCccctgtgggaatctgtctatctcccctcctctcacaggaagggaaggggggaggggagaggagggaaggttcaaacctgtaagaattgttatgagtttatttgagccaaactgtcagaAAGCTAATCAatttgccaggaagcaaaatctcaatggactgagaaaatgctctggaaaatggcagtttcattcCTTAATTTATACATTAGATCAGTAGGTTAGGCATAAGGGGATTACAGGAAATCCagtggtgatagattagggatttgggagaaagcaaagcggggAAATCTTTGGGATTGGATTAAAATGATATATACTTCTTTTACAAAAGCAAGTATAGTTAACAGTTAAAAAtcaacatgagcctgaccaggcggtggcgcagtggatagagtgtccgactgggatgcagaggacccaggttcgagaccctgaggttgccagcttgagcgcgggctcatctggtttgagcaaaagcccaccaacttgaacccagaatcgctgactccagcaaggggttactcggtctgctgagggcccgcggtcaaggcacatatgagaagcaatcaatgaacaactaagctgttgcaacacgcaatgaaaaactaatgatagatgcttctcatctctgttcctgtctgtctgtcgctgtctatccctatctctgactcactctctgtctctgtaaaaaaaaaaaaaaaatcaacatgatgcctgccctgtggtggcacagtgggtaaaagcgtcgacctggaacactgaggtcaccagttcaaaaccccaggcttgcctggtcaaggcacatatggtatgggagttgatgcttcctgcttctccctctgttctttctatctctttcctctctctgtctctttctctctctgtgtctcctctctctaaaaaaaaaaaaaaaaaagaagaagaataaatcaAATGGGGGCTCTTTCAGTGTGGTGGCTctgccctgaggggtctggagaAGATTATtcatacatttcaaaggcatgttgcttttatatttcaaaggtatgttatcagttatgttattgtagatgcaaaaaaaaaaaaaaaaaagaaaaagacaacagacaggctcagttaaaGTAAACATTGACCCCTTGTTAGGGAAATATACTGCCTAGAACAGGAAATGACTACccgccatgaactgcttttagttaaaaagCTTTAATTTCGACCATcttgtgtggttattttaggtctctgagtttgcaaggccaccatgcaggcctccacTGAGCTTGTAGGTTCAGCATGTCTGGGGAaggggttcccccccccccacctgtttTTTTCTGGTCAGCCCAGAGAGGGAAGCtgctttccctgcctgcttgctcgtcggctgttgtgagactctaataaacagaatggcccaccattttcgggctccacagttcctttaccgtctgccgaatccaatgggaacttgCATGCCACAGCCACCAGCTATACAAtcagaaatgtccaaacctgtagagaatttttatgagtttacttGAGCTACTCTGAGGACATgcagggagcaagatctcaaatgctttagagaataacagttttgcagcttcttttatgcatttaagATTATGAAGGGAACTAAAAAGATTACATGAAGGAGAAAGCAATGCAGGGACTGTATTACAGGTTAGTTAAGATCATGTGTCCTCTTGAGGTTGGTTAAGTTTATGTCGAAAGTGTGTTAACCTAGTGATAGGGCTGAAGTGTGTTAACCTAGTTATAGGGctgcaggtgggggccatgaccccctTCTCCCTTAAGTAGACAAGGGACATTAAAAAACTGgacatttcaggccctggccggttggctcagcggtagagcgtcggcctggcgtgcaggggacccgggttcgattcccggccagggcacataggagaagcgcccatttgcttctccaccccctccctccttcctctctgtctctctcttcccctcccgcagccaaggctccattggagcaaagatggcccgggcgctggggatggcttcttggcctctgccccagacgctagagtggctctggtcgcggcagagcgacgccccagaggggcagagcatcggcccctggtgggcgtgccaggtggatcccggtcgggcgcatgtgggagtctgtctgactgtctctccccgtttccagcttcagaaaaatacaaaaaaaaaacccaaaaaactggaCATTTCAGATTTCCCCAGGCATCAGATTGACTCACccgggtgtggaaggtcccctagcttactaACAGTTaacctttttttccccataatgACTACCAGCCCCTACCCTTGAATCCCCtctttaaccctacctgttagagaaccggtTGCTGACCTCCACCTTAGGAGTCAGCCGGCAGatgaccccctaataaacttttcttgcctgaactTGAGCGTCCTCCTTCAGCCTGCCAGGACCTACTGGATCGCCTTTCTCTCCCGCTTCCCTTCCCCTGGACTTGATCCGCCTCCTGGCCACCCCTCCTGAACCTGCAGAGAGCACGCCTTTCTCTGGGGCTTTCCACCCTTGCCCTTGATAACCCTACAAACATCACCAGCCTGATTCCTTCTCTCAAGGGTGAGTAAAGAGTTCTCCTAGCTTGGGTCTCCTTATacacacatctctctctctctctccctctctctctctctctctctctctctctctctctctctctctctctctctctcggctcCAGCCTCTCGAAAATCTTAGCACTAGGCTAGGAAGACTCTCTTGGCCTATGGGCCTGATCCTCACAATCTGGGGACACCCAATTTGTGAGTGATCCTCGCTCTCGCTTTAGGAGACTGGCTggggcagtggttctcagtgtgcgccctagaagattttcaggtgcgcCCTagggtattccagagaaatatgtgcctgttgggaccaaaaaaccaacagggtttttggagtttagatttttgggggacagaggtgtggggaattggctgtaaactgacagtctgcccaatcccccacctcacttgcctgattaggttgcaaaaggctgttaagctgtggtgctggattgtttacactacccccatgttccccggaaagactggaggcaagtttcttctatcctttgtttggtgtaaagttaagatgatatgtatggtgcagttttctgcactcaacacaattaagagtaaaaagaaaggaattcttcaatgtattgatgaggaaatgagagtttgcctttcaaatatatgcctaaacatttaagaaattgctaggacacatcaggctcatgtttctcgtaaacacaagaatgaaaaaacttaacacatttgtgccaggacctgctgaatttactaaatcttactaagaatgtgtgtgtgtgtgtgtgtgtgtgtatatatatatatatatatatatatatatatatatataaagataacttttttgtcatttttaaaattattttattttatttttaaaagactttatttattcattttagagaggagagagagagagagagagagagagagagagggagaaggggggaggagcaggaagcatcaactcccatatgtgccttgaccaggtaatcccagggttttcgaaccagcaatctcagtgttccaggttgacactttatccactgcgccaccacaggtcaggcactgtttTTTTACGTTTTAACCCCTCttattttacaaattctaaaaagcataactcaaaaaatgtaacataaaaatgttttttaatgtcagaataaatttaattttgtcatatttattttgtttaattaccataaaagcacgcttggactttatatatttttctttaatatttgacttaattattataacatatttctcagaaatttgtatatagtgtgcctacaattatttgcaggattttttttttttttttacagagacagagagagtcagagagaggaatagatagggacagacagacaggaacagagagagatgagaagcatcaatcatcagtttttcgttgtgacatcttagttgttcattgattgctttctcatatgtgccttgaccatgggccttcagcagaccaagtaaccccttgctcaagccagcgaccttgggtccaagctggtgagcttttgctcaaaccagatgagcccgcgctcaagctggtgacctcggggtctcgaacctgggtcctccacatcccagtccaacactctatccactgtgccactgcctggtcaggctatttgcaggattttaaatgtgccccgacttcaaaaagtttgagaactactgctctaaccaattaagctatctggccagggctcttatttttcttttcttttttttttatttttttatttttttcatttttctgaagctggaaacagggagagacagtcagacagactcccgcatgcgcccgaccgggatccacccggcacgcccaccatggggcgacgctctgcccaccagggggcgatgctctgcccatcctgggcgtcgccatgttgcgaccagagccactctagcacctgaggcagaggccacagagccatccccagcgcccgggccatctttgctccaatggagccttggctgcgggaggggaagagagagacagagaggaaagcatggcggaggggtggagaagcaaatgggctcttctcctgtgtgccctggccgggaatcgaacccgggtcctccgcacgctaggccgacgctctaccgctgagccaaccggccagggctcttatttttcaattacaattgacatacaatatcttCATTTCAGGTATAGAACCCAGTGAcaaaacattatataatttattcagtAATCATCCTGATGTCTtgtactcatctgacaccatacatagttattagaataatttttaaatttatttattgattttagagatcatcaaaatgttctctgtatctatgtttatttctgttctgcttgttcatttattttgttttttcgaTTCAATTGTTGACAGATATGTATtcattgctattttattgttcatatttttatctttcttttcttcttttcaaacaagtTTCTTTAACATCATGTAATACTGTGTTGGTGGTGATGAtctcctttagcttttccttgtctgggaagctcttcatatgtccttcgattctaaatgatagctttgctgggtcaagtaatcttggttataagtccttgtttttctttcttttctcttctttttccttccttccttccttccttccttccttccttccttccttccttccttccttccttccttccttccttccttccttccttccttccttcctccctccctccctccctccctccctctttctttctttctttctttctttctttctttctttctttctttctttctttctttctttctttctttctttctttctgaggggaggggaaatagtgagacagtctCACAcacgccccaactgggatttacccggcaacccctgtctgaggccaatgctggaaccaacCGAGCTGCTGGGTCAAGTAATCTTGGTTATAagtccttgtttttctttcttttctcttcttttccctttctttctccttccttccttccttccttccttccttccttccttccttccttccttccttccttccttccttcctttctttctttctttctttctttctttctttctttctttctttctttctttcatgaggggaggggaaatagtgagacagtctCACAcacgccccaactgggatttacccggcaacccctatctgaggccaatgctggaTTCAACCGAGCTGTCTTCAGCACcaaaggctgatgctcaaaccaaccaagccactggctgtgacaagggaagaaagaggaagagagagaagggagagtgggaggggaagagaaacggatggtcacttctcatgtatgccctgactggggatcaaaccaagaTGTCTGCACACCgggtcggtgctctatccactgagccaactggccagagccagtccttgcttctctctcttttcttttttttttgacagagacagagagagggacagatagggacagatagatagaaagggagagagatgagaagtatcaattcttctttgtggcatcttagttgttcattgattgctttctcttatgtgccttgactggggggaggggctacagcagaccgagtgaccccttgctcaagccagtgaccttgggttcaagctggtgagctgtggtcaaaccagatgagcctggtcctctgcattgcagtccaatgctctatccactgcgccaccacctggtcaagccagtCCTCGCTTTTCATAACTTTTACtctttcttgccactcccttctagCCTGTAAAATTTCTGTTAAGAAATAAGcagacagtcttatgggagcatccttgtaggtaactaactgtttttctcttgttgcttataagattctctctttggccctggccggttggctcagtggtagagcgtcagcctggcgtgcaggagtcctgggttcgattcccagccagggcacacaggagaagcgcccatctgcttctccacccctccccctctccttcctttctgtctctctcttcccctcccgcagccaaggctccattggagcaaaagttggcccgggcgctgaggatggctctgtggcctctgcctcaggcactagaatggctctggttgcaacagagcgacgccccagatggacagatcatcaccccctggtgggtgtgctgggtggatccctgtcgggcacatgtgggagtctgtctgactgcctcccactttccatcttcagaaaaaaaaaaaaaaaaaaagattctctctttgtctttaactttttgtattttattcatgatatgtcttggtgtggacctctttgggttcatctcaTTTGGGATGAGCCAGGTTGATAGAAACTcagatatggcctgaccaggcggtggcaaagtggatagagcgtcaaactgggatggggaggacccaggttcgaccccaaggtcaccagcttgagcacgggctcatctggtttgagcaaggctcaccagcttgagcccaaggtcactggctcgagtaaggggtcactcagtctgctgtagcccccatggtcaaggcacatatgagaaatcaatcatgaagaactaaggagccgcaacgaagaactgatgtttctcatctctctcctttcctgtttgtctgtccctatctgttcctccactgactctctctgtctctgccaaaaaaaaaagaaaataaaagaaaagaaacacagataTGGCACCTGTTGGTTCTGtgtatgtacgtgtgtgtgtggtggggtgctcagaaaaggaacaatggcttctgGCAGCACTTTTGTCTGACAGAAAACTGCCCCCAGCTCTTGCTCTGATGCCAAACAATCCAGTTCCTCTGTTATGTCGCTGCTTCCTTTCAAGCTCCTGCCCCAGTGCTGAAGCTCAGAGGGAGTGGATCAAGTAAGTTCATGCATGGACCCTCatttaagaggagctgcctgggactcctgcagccttctgtctcactcagccataATCCtattggtttttacagccagaagttatggggacttctctttctggctctgGAACTCTGGGATGGGAGGCCAGATGTGAGGCTGGGACCCCTCAATCCTCATGGGAACCCCCCACAGCTGAGCTATTCCTACCGATTTTAAActgccacacatgggtgtgggaccagcccattaCTCATCTCTACCCCtcttaccagtctcaatgtggctgtAAATCCCTACTTGTAGGATTTACATTCAACTACATTgtaggtggttctgaatgatggctgTTTTTtagttcagttgtaattttgatgaggTTATGGGAGGATTAGAGTATTGcatttacctatgctgccatcttgactggaagtctgGTTCATTTTGCAAATAAGTTCATAACAATGTGGAATCAGTTGGGCTTGTATCAGGCACAGTTTGAGAATCTCTGTGATTCTACAtattctcttgtgtgtgtgtgtgattctacATATCCTTGCATTTAAATACGagattagagcctgacctgtggtggcgcagtggataaag contains:
- the PPP1R14A gene encoding protein phosphatase 1 regulatory subunit 14A — encoded protein: MAAQRLGKRVLSKLQSPSRARGPGGSPGGLQKRHARVTVKYDRRELQRRLDVEKWIDERLEELYRGREAHMPDEVNIDELLELESEEDRSRKIQGLLKSCTAPTEDFVRELLVKLRGLRKQPGPCQPSPSGDHSLSPLQDRARTARP